The following are encoded together in the Emcibacter sp. SYSU 3D8 genome:
- the lptB gene encoding LPS export ABC transporter ATP-binding protein, producing MRDDSVAPQPVDPERRREGLFISGISKSFKGRPVLKGISLDVHRGEVVGLLGPNGAGKTTCFYSIVGLIRPDAGEIVLDGLDVTSLPMYRRSRLGIGYLPQEASIFRGMSVENNIMAVLELSEPDRRLREERLDNLLSEFSIQRLRHAPALSLSGGERRRVEIARSLAGNPNIILLDEPFAGIDPIAIGDIRDLVAHLKDRGIGVLITDHNVRETFDITDRAYIIYDGTVLMSGTPDEIVANEDVRRVYLGERFIR from the coding sequence GTGCGCGATGACAGTGTCGCGCCGCAGCCGGTCGATCCCGAGCGCCGCCGCGAAGGCCTGTTCATCTCCGGCATCAGCAAGAGTTTCAAGGGCCGCCCGGTGCTCAAGGGCATCAGCCTCGACGTGCACCGCGGCGAGGTTGTCGGCCTGCTGGGGCCGAACGGCGCCGGCAAGACCACGTGCTTCTATTCCATTGTCGGCCTGATCCGGCCGGACGCCGGCGAGATCGTGCTTGATGGCCTCGACGTCACCTCGCTGCCCATGTATCGCCGCTCTCGGCTGGGCATCGGCTATTTGCCGCAGGAAGCATCGATCTTTCGCGGCATGTCGGTCGAGAACAATATCATGGCGGTGCTTGAACTGTCCGAGCCCGACCGGCGGTTGCGCGAGGAACGGCTCGACAACCTGCTCAGCGAATTCAGCATCCAGCGGCTGCGGCACGCGCCGGCTCTGTCACTGTCGGGCGGCGAGCGGCGCCGGGTCGAGATCGCGCGCAGCCTTGCCGGCAACCCCAACATCATCTTGCTCGACGAACCGTTCGCCGGTATCGACCCCATCGCCATCGGCGACATCCGCGACCTGGTCGCCCATCTGAAGGACCGTGGAATCGGCGTGCTGATCACCGATCACAACGTTCGGGAAACCTTCGACATCACCGACCGGGCGTATATTATCTACGACGGGACCGTGCTGATGAGCGGTACGCCCGATGAGATTGTCGCCAACGAGGACGTCCGCCGGGTGTATCTGGGAGAGAGATTTATCCGGTGA
- the rpoN gene encoding RNA polymerase factor sigma-54, with product MATGLRQVLRQGQQLVMTQQLQQAIKLLQLSSIDLVAFVEEQVESNPLLEFDYGPADAASPPETGPAALAPADGGDAPLDSRYDNVFTNDDRDMAPAPPVDDGIQALPASPWTTSSGGGDTGPGLDATARLAVPTTLRGHLSDQLGMTVDDGRMMMIGRYLIDLVDDAGYLREALTDVSDRLGCTVADVEETLALLQQFDPPGVCARDLAECLALQLKDRNRYDPAMETLVANLTALADGRTDWLKRQCGVSDEDFADMLMELRALDPKPGLAFDRPHADVVVPDVLISYRGDGAWGVELNADVLPRVLVNAHYYAEVRGASRSKHDRAYLSDCFSNASWLAKALDQRAKTILKVASELVRRQEGFFTHGVSHLRPLNLKQVADAIGMHESTVSRVTAGKYLACPRGTFELKYFFTAAISATGGGDSHSAEAVRHRIRELIDGEDPRAVLSDDKIVEMLVDADIDIARRTVAKYREAMHIPSSVQRRRLKSGR from the coding sequence ATGGCAACCGGATTGCGGCAAGTCCTGCGACAAGGCCAGCAACTGGTCATGACGCAACAATTGCAGCAGGCCATCAAGCTGCTCCAGCTGTCCAGTATCGACCTCGTCGCCTTCGTTGAGGAGCAGGTCGAATCCAATCCCTTGCTGGAATTCGACTACGGACCTGCCGATGCCGCGTCCCCGCCCGAGACCGGGCCCGCCGCGCTAGCACCGGCCGACGGCGGCGATGCGCCGCTCGACAGCCGGTACGACAACGTTTTCACCAATGACGACCGCGACATGGCGCCCGCGCCGCCAGTCGATGACGGCATCCAGGCGCTGCCCGCCAGCCCCTGGACAACGAGCTCGGGCGGCGGCGACACCGGTCCCGGGCTGGACGCCACCGCGCGCCTTGCCGTCCCGACCACGCTGCGCGGCCACCTGTCGGACCAGCTCGGCATGACCGTGGACGACGGCCGGATGATGATGATCGGCCGCTACCTGATCGACCTGGTGGATGATGCCGGGTATCTCCGCGAGGCACTGACCGACGTTTCCGACCGGTTGGGCTGCACGGTCGCCGACGTTGAAGAGACCCTGGCATTGCTGCAGCAGTTCGACCCGCCGGGCGTGTGCGCCCGCGATCTGGCCGAATGCCTGGCGCTTCAGCTGAAGGACCGGAACCGGTATGACCCGGCGATGGAGACCCTCGTGGCCAATCTGACGGCGCTTGCCGATGGCCGTACCGACTGGCTCAAGCGCCAGTGCGGCGTCAGCGACGAGGATTTCGCCGACATGCTGATGGAATTGCGGGCGCTCGATCCCAAACCCGGCCTGGCGTTCGACCGCCCCCACGCGGACGTGGTGGTGCCGGATGTGCTGATCTCGTACCGGGGCGACGGCGCCTGGGGCGTCGAACTGAACGCCGATGTGCTGCCAAGGGTGCTGGTCAATGCCCACTATTATGCCGAGGTGCGCGGCGCGAGCCGGTCCAAGCACGACCGGGCGTATCTCTCCGACTGTTTCAGCAACGCCAGCTGGCTGGCGAAAGCGCTCGACCAGCGCGCCAAGACCATCCTCAAGGTCGCGAGCGAACTGGTGCGGCGGCAGGAGGGATTCTTCACCCACGGCGTATCGCATTTGCGGCCGCTGAATCTGAAACAGGTGGCCGACGCCATCGGCATGCACGAAAGCACCGTAAGCCGCGTCACGGCCGGCAAGTATCTGGCGTGCCCGCGCGGCACGTTCGAGCTGAAATACTTCTTCACGGCGGCGATTTCGGCGACCGGCGGCGGCGATTCCCATTCTGCCGAAGCCGTTCGCCACCGCATTCGGGAATTGATCGACGGCGAGGATCCCAGGGCGGTCCTGTCCGACGACAAGATCGTCGAAATGCTGGTCGACGCCGACATAGACATCGCGCGCCGGACCGTCGCGAAGTACCGTGAAGCCATGCATATCCCGTCGTCCGTCCAGCGGCGGCGCCTCAAGTCGGGACGGTAA
- the raiA gene encoding ribosome-associated translation inhibitor RaiA, with amino-acid sequence MEIQVNGKQIDIGDALREQVTDRIEERVSKYFDRAVDAHVTFSRDAHLIRVDCSVHAGHAIVMQSHASAAEPYAAFDQALDRIETRLRRYKRRLRNHHAAAKASAELVAAASYVLEAEEEGSEEPEDLQPLIIAETKMEIPTTTVGGAVMRLDLSDAPVMMFRNSAHGRLNVVYRRPDGNIGWIDPQSQS; translated from the coding sequence ATGGAAATTCAGGTAAACGGCAAGCAGATCGATATCGGTGACGCGCTGCGCGAGCAGGTGACGGACCGGATTGAGGAGCGCGTCAGCAAGTACTTCGATCGCGCCGTGGATGCGCACGTCACGTTCTCGCGCGACGCGCATCTGATCCGGGTCGATTGTTCCGTACATGCGGGCCACGCGATTGTCATGCAGAGCCACGCCTCGGCCGCGGAACCCTATGCCGCGTTCGACCAGGCGCTTGATCGCATCGAGACCCGCCTGCGACGCTACAAGCGCCGTCTGCGCAATCATCATGCCGCCGCAAAGGCGTCGGCCGAACTGGTGGCGGCGGCCAGCTATGTGCTCGAGGCCGAGGAAGAGGGCAGCGAGGAGCCCGAAGATCTTCAGCCCCTCATCATCGCCGAGACGAAGATGGAAATACCCACGACAACGGTCGGCGGCGCGGTGATGCGGCTTGATCTGTCCGACGCGCCGGTCATGATGTTCCGTAACTCGGCACATGGCCGGTTGAACGTTGTCTACCGCCGTCCAGACGGCAACATCGGTTGGATTGACCCGCAAAGCCAGAGCTAG
- the ptsN gene encoding PTS IIA-like nitrogen regulatory protein PtsN, producing MEIQDLLSPDSVYSGLKASSKRQALQELAERASTITGIPAREILETILGRERLGTTGVGQGVAIPHGRLEKVDRLHGLFARLDDPIDFESIDDQPVDLIFMLLAPESAGADHLKALAKVSRLLRDRAMCDKLRGADGAAALYALLTQNPAQTNAA from the coding sequence ATGGAAATTCAAGACCTCCTATCGCCAGATTCCGTCTATTCCGGGCTCAAGGCCAGTAGCAAGCGCCAGGCGCTGCAGGAATTGGCGGAGCGTGCCTCCACCATCACCGGCATACCTGCGCGTGAAATCCTCGAGACCATATTGGGCCGGGAACGCCTCGGCACCACCGGGGTTGGCCAGGGTGTCGCCATTCCCCATGGGCGGCTCGAAAAGGTCGACAGGCTCCACGGCCTGTTCGCCCGGCTGGACGATCCTATCGACTTCGAATCCATCGATGACCAGCCCGTCGACCTGATTTTCATGCTGCTGGCACCGGAAAGCGCCGGTGCGGACCATCTCAAGGCTCTCGCCAAGGTGTCACGCCTGCTCCGCGACCGGGCCATGTGCGACAAGCTGCGCGGCGCCGACGGGGCTGCGGCGCTCTATGCGTTGCTCACGCAGAATCCGGCCCAGACCAACGCGGCCTGA
- a CDS encoding DUF1150 family protein, whose amino-acid sequence MTTTEVLKHMTPEAFAALGAENTVYLRPIVQDGVVAFAVHTAAGQAIGLMESPEMARAAALQHDMTVVSVH is encoded by the coding sequence ATGACTACGACTGAAGTACTGAAGCACATGACCCCGGAGGCCTTCGCGGCCCTGGGTGCCGAAAACACCGTATATCTGCGCCCCATCGTGCAGGACGGAGTCGTGGCGTTCGCCGTGCATACCGCGGCCGGCCAGGCCATCGGACTGATGGAAAGCCCCGAAATGGCCCGCGCAGCCGCGCTCCAGCACGACATGACGGTGGTCAGCGTCCACTGA
- a CDS encoding Hsp20 family protein, translated as MTRVSLLSSPFLLGFERLEGMLERAARSADDGYPPYNIEQTSETSWRIVLAVAGFLPEHLSVTVEDNQLVVAGAQPDDKTRTFVHRGIATRQFQRRYVLADGIEVVHAGVENGLLTVDLTRPKSQQVIRKIDIVAKP; from the coding sequence GTGACGCGTGTATCCTTGCTGTCGAGCCCGTTTCTGCTCGGCTTCGAGCGGCTGGAAGGCATGCTCGAACGTGCCGCCCGCTCGGCGGACGACGGTTATCCGCCCTACAACATCGAGCAGACCAGCGAAACGAGCTGGCGCATTGTATTGGCGGTGGCCGGGTTCCTGCCCGAGCACCTGAGCGTCACGGTCGAAGACAACCAGCTGGTCGTCGCTGGCGCACAGCCCGACGACAAGACGCGGACCTTTGTTCACCGTGGCATTGCAACCAGACAGTTCCAGAGGCGTTACGTATTAGCCGACGGCATCGAGGTCGTGCATGCGGGTGTCGAAAACGGTCTGCTGACCGTGGACCTGACCCGGCCGAAAAGCCAACAGGTCATCCGCAAGATCGACATCGTCGCAAAGCCCTAA
- a CDS encoding SPOR domain-containing protein, with protein sequence MRLLGTALLLAVTAVPARADFQAGAAAYARGDFRAAIDAWAPDAEQGDPSALFNLGQMHRLGVAVDKDLDKAEEYYRRAAEQGHVGAQANLGSMLYDRDPPQGQEAVSFWQQAARAGDVKSQYLLGVQYVNGDFVARDYVQAHAWLSLAAKAGIRDATEALTLVRTYMDAADVGKADTLAATLVVPPAAPRAATMPASGELASQLDAAVLPNPVDDLAIADLWPISPDAVRGAIALPSLQDAPDAHQAVSKTGNEPPSATPPEPSTPRAPPAALAKSDDSRNVEYRAQFASFSTEREAMELRQSLEAGHARLLGDAGVKVEKLIGGGPQSVVYRVRTGPLKSEAAARAVCDGVSGDKIACQTAKSMRVPVSAGADAELQHAQTTGAPTPSVVPQQKAPAAPAPEDHPEIGPEALHEGDKWRVQVGAGRTEEEARFRWARLMGANADLLDAAELYIYKADLGLKGVFYRVQIGRFSTRPAAIGLCERLKARKVDCFVTATQP encoded by the coding sequence GTGCGGTTGCTCGGTACCGCCCTGCTGCTGGCCGTCACGGCCGTCCCCGCTCGCGCCGATTTCCAGGCCGGTGCGGCTGCCTATGCGCGGGGGGATTTCCGGGCCGCGATCGACGCATGGGCTCCTGATGCCGAACAGGGCGATCCGAGTGCGTTGTTCAACCTGGGCCAGATGCACCGCCTTGGCGTCGCGGTCGACAAGGACCTGGACAAGGCCGAGGAATATTACCGCCGCGCGGCTGAACAGGGCCATGTGGGCGCCCAGGCAAATCTGGGCTCCATGCTCTACGACCGCGATCCGCCACAGGGTCAGGAGGCGGTCAGTTTCTGGCAGCAGGCGGCGCGGGCCGGTGACGTCAAGTCGCAGTACCTGCTGGGTGTGCAGTACGTGAATGGCGATTTCGTCGCCCGAGACTACGTGCAGGCCCATGCCTGGCTCAGCCTGGCGGCGAAGGCCGGTATCCGCGACGCCACGGAGGCGCTGACCCTCGTCAGGACGTACATGGATGCGGCTGATGTGGGAAAGGCCGACACACTCGCCGCCACGCTGGTCGTGCCGCCCGCGGCGCCCCGGGCGGCAACCATGCCGGCCAGTGGCGAACTCGCCAGCCAGCTGGACGCGGCGGTGCTGCCCAACCCGGTGGATGACCTGGCCATCGCCGACCTGTGGCCGATCAGTCCCGACGCGGTGCGCGGCGCCATAGCGCTGCCATCGCTGCAAGACGCACCGGATGCGCACCAAGCCGTGTCGAAAACCGGGAACGAGCCGCCGTCTGCCACACCGCCCGAGCCGTCAACTCCCCGGGCGCCGCCGGCCGCACTGGCGAAATCCGACGATTCTCGCAACGTCGAGTACCGGGCACAATTCGCCAGTTTCAGCACCGAGCGCGAGGCCATGGAACTGCGCCAGTCGCTCGAGGCCGGACATGCGAGGCTGCTCGGTGATGCCGGCGTGAAAGTGGAGAAGCTGATCGGGGGCGGACCCCAGTCCGTCGTCTACCGGGTCAGAACCGGACCGCTGAAGAGTGAGGCCGCGGCCAGGGCGGTGTGCGATGGCGTGAGCGGGGACAAGATCGCCTGTCAGACTGCCAAGAGCATGCGGGTTCCGGTCTCGGCAGGCGCGGACGCCGAACTGCAGCACGCCCAGACGACCGGCGCGCCGACGCCGTCCGTGGTCCCGCAGCAGAAAGCGCCGGCAGCGCCAGCGCCCGAGGATCATCCCGAAATCGGTCCCGAGGCGCTGCATGAGGGCGACAAGTGGCGGGTTCAGGTCGGCGCAGGGCGGACCGAGGAAGAAGCCCGGTTCCGCTGGGCGCGGCTGATGGGCGCGAACGCCGATCTGCTCGATGCTGCCGAGCTGTACATCTACAAGGCCGATCTGGGGCTGAAAGGCGTGTTCTACCGGGTGCAGATCGGCCGCTTCAGCACCCGTCCCGCCGCCATCGGATTGTGCGAGCGGCTCAAGGCCCGCAAGGTTGACTGCTTCGTGACCGCCACACAGCCATAG
- the modA gene encoding molybdate ABC transporter substrate-binding protein codes for MVMTMLLPAAPKAAPPRDVTVFAAASLTNALQDIGAAYTGKTGVKVVLSFASSSAAARQIEAGAPADLFISADTDWMDYLQQRGLIDPPSRRNILSNRLVLIAPAASPLALKVAPGFALAAALGKGGRLSTGDPDFVPAGRYARAALSRLGVWKDVADRLLPADNVRTALALVARGEAPLGIVYFSDAGVEGRVRIVDVFPGSSHMPIVYPAALVKGHNPAAEAFYSYLGTPEARALFEKYGFGAARP; via the coding sequence ATGGTCATGACCATGCTGCTTCCGGCTGCGCCGAAAGCCGCGCCGCCGCGGGACGTGACTGTCTTTGCGGCCGCCTCGTTGACCAACGCCCTGCAGGACATCGGCGCGGCCTATACCGGCAAGACCGGCGTGAAGGTGGTGCTTTCCTTCGCCTCAAGCTCGGCGGCCGCACGCCAGATCGAGGCCGGCGCACCCGCCGACCTGTTCATATCTGCCGACACGGACTGGATGGATTACCTGCAGCAGCGCGGCCTGATCGACCCCCCCAGCCGCAGGAACATCCTGTCCAACCGGCTGGTGCTGATCGCGCCGGCGGCCAGCCCGCTGGCATTGAAGGTCGCGCCCGGCTTCGCGCTGGCTGCCGCCCTCGGCAAGGGTGGCCGCCTGTCGACCGGCGATCCTGATTTCGTGCCGGCGGGCCGCTATGCCCGTGCCGCGCTGTCCCGGCTGGGAGTGTGGAAGGATGTGGCCGACCGGCTGCTTCCAGCCGACAACGTGCGGACGGCGCTGGCGCTAGTGGCGCGGGGTGAAGCGCCGCTCGGTATCGTCTATTTCAGCGATGCCGGCGTGGAAGGACGAGTCCGAATCGTCGATGTGTTTCCAGGCTCCAGCCACATGCCCATCGTCTATCCGGCGGCGCTGGTGAAGGGCCACAATCCGGCTGCCGAGGCCTTTTACAGCTATCTCGGGACACCGGAAGCGCGCGCTCTGTTCGAGAAATACGGTTTCGGCGCGGCCAGACCGTAA
- a CDS encoding TIGR02300 family protein — MAKPELGTKRQCPKCGTRFYDLGKSDPITCINCGQNFVPETILKPRRPVAEPVEVKAKVVKKPEPVSDDDDDLEDSDDSDMDQILEIEDEEDDIDVEVEVDVENDSDDDK; from the coding sequence GTGGCCAAGCCTGAGCTGGGAACCAAACGCCAGTGCCCGAAATGCGGCACCCGCTTCTACGATCTGGGCAAGTCCGATCCGATCACCTGCATCAATTGCGGTCAGAACTTCGTGCCCGAGACCATCCTGAAGCCGCGCCGGCCCGTCGCGGAACCGGTCGAGGTCAAGGCCAAGGTCGTCAAGAAGCCCGAACCGGTGTCCGACGACGACGACGACCTTGAGGACAGCGACGATTCCGACATGGACCAGATCCTCGAGATCGAGGACGAGGAAGATGATATCGACGTCGAGGTCGAGGTTGATGTCGAGAACGACTCGGACGATGACAAATAG
- the aroA gene encoding 3-phosphoshikimate 1-carboxyvinyltransferase, translated as MSIRTAHRITGLTGTYAAPGDKSISHRALMLGGLAVGETRITGLLEGEDVLATARAMRALGAEVTRGADGAWTVYGTGVGGLRAPSDILDLANAGTGVRLLMGVVATHPFTSVFTGDASLRKRPMERVMTPLRQMGARFTAAEGGRLPITVEGAAMAMPIRYVVPVPSAQVKSAVMLAGLNTPGRTIVVEKQATRDHTENMMRHFGASVSVERTAEGDVIALDGQPELRGRPMAVPGDPSSAAFPLVAALITEDSELTVTGISVNPLRAGLFETLIEMGALLEITNRRIEGGEPVADVTARSSALRGVDVPAERAPSMIDEYPILAIAAAFAQGRTTMRGLGELRVKESDRIAAMAKGLAANGIAFQELEDGMIVDGRPGDVPGGGTVETHMDHRIAMSFLVLGCASRKPVTVDEDEMIATSFPDFAGLMASAGARLEAA; from the coding sequence ATGAGCATCCGAACTGCACATCGGATCACCGGCCTGACCGGAACCTACGCGGCGCCGGGCGACAAGTCGATCTCCCATCGGGCGTTGATGCTGGGCGGACTCGCCGTGGGCGAGACGCGCATCACCGGCCTGCTGGAGGGCGAGGATGTGCTGGCGACGGCCCGCGCCATGCGGGCGCTGGGCGCCGAAGTGACGCGCGGCGCCGACGGCGCCTGGACGGTGTACGGCACCGGCGTGGGCGGCCTACGGGCGCCGTCGGATATCCTGGACCTTGCCAATGCGGGTACCGGCGTGCGGCTGCTCATGGGCGTGGTAGCCACCCATCCGTTCACCAGCGTGTTCACCGGCGACGCCTCGCTGCGCAAGCGGCCCATGGAACGGGTGATGACGCCCTTGCGCCAGATGGGCGCGCGCTTCACCGCCGCCGAGGGCGGCCGGTTGCCGATCACTGTCGAAGGCGCCGCCATGGCGATGCCGATCCGGTACGTGGTGCCGGTGCCGTCGGCGCAGGTGAAGTCGGCGGTGATGCTCGCGGGGCTCAACACGCCCGGCCGGACCATCGTCGTCGAGAAGCAGGCGACCCGCGACCACACTGAAAACATGATGCGCCATTTCGGAGCGAGCGTAAGCGTCGAGCGCACGGCGGAAGGCGATGTCATCGCGCTGGACGGTCAGCCCGAGTTGCGCGGTCGGCCCATGGCGGTGCCGGGCGATCCGTCCTCGGCGGCGTTCCCGCTGGTGGCGGCGCTGATCACCGAGGACTCCGAGCTGACCGTCACCGGCATTTCCGTCAATCCGCTGCGCGCCGGCCTGTTCGAGACGCTGATCGAGATGGGTGCGTTGCTGGAAATCACCAATCGCCGCATCGAGGGCGGCGAACCGGTGGCCGACGTCACGGCGCGCTCCAGTGCCCTGCGCGGCGTGGACGTGCCGGCCGAGCGGGCGCCCAGCATGATCGACGAATATCCGATTCTGGCCATTGCCGCGGCTTTCGCCCAGGGACGCACCACCATGCGCGGCCTCGGCGAATTGCGGGTCAAGGAATCCGACCGGATCGCCGCCATGGCGAAGGGCCTCGCCGCCAACGGCATTGCCTTCCAGGAGCTGGAAGACGGGATGATCGTCGATGGCCGGCCCGGCGATGTGCCCGGCGGCGGCACCGTCGAGACTCACATGGATCACCGCATCGCCATGTCGTTCCTGGTGCTGGGCTGCGCCTCGCGAAAGCCGGTGACCGTGGATGAGGACGAGATGATCGCCACCTCCTTCCCCGACTTCGCCGGCCTGATGGCCAGCGCCGGGGCCCGGCTGGAGGCGGCGTGA
- the cmk gene encoding (d)CMP kinase: MIIAIDGPASSGKGTLARLLARHYGLPHLDTGSLYRAVARKLLRDGADLGDEAAAGRAARALSAADLDDPGLRDETTGEAASIVSAMPDVRAALLDYQRTFAHQPGGAVLDGRDVGTVICPEADAKLFVTAAAAVRARRRADELRARGKAADEHRILEDIEARDRRDTRRAVAPLAPAMDAHLLDTSNLSIEAAFEAAKAVVESAVRKAMAERPPEKPAGL, translated from the coding sequence GTGATCATCGCCATCGACGGGCCGGCATCGTCGGGCAAGGGCACTCTGGCCCGGCTGTTGGCCCGGCATTACGGCCTGCCTCACCTCGACACCGGTTCGCTCTATCGGGCGGTTGCCCGCAAGCTGCTCCGGGACGGCGCCGACCTGGGTGACGAGGCTGCCGCCGGGCGCGCGGCGCGGGCACTGAGCGCCGCCGACCTCGACGATCCGGGCCTGCGTGACGAGACAACCGGCGAGGCAGCCTCCATCGTCTCCGCCATGCCGGATGTACGCGCCGCGCTGCTGGACTACCAGCGGACCTTCGCGCATCAGCCGGGCGGCGCGGTACTGGATGGACGGGACGTGGGAACGGTGATCTGCCCGGAAGCGGACGCCAAACTGTTCGTGACGGCCGCCGCGGCCGTACGGGCCAGACGCCGCGCCGACGAACTGAGGGCGCGCGGGAAGGCCGCGGACGAGCACCGCATCCTCGAGGATATCGAGGCGCGCGACCGGCGCGATACGCGCCGTGCGGTCGCGCCGCTCGCGCCCGCCATGGACGCGCACTTGCTCGATACCTCGAATCTGTCTATAGAAGCCGCCTTTGAAGCGGCGAAAGCCGTTGTTGAGTCTGCCGTCCGCAAGGCAATGGCAGAAAGACCGCCGGAAAAACCGGCTGGCCTGTAA
- the rpsA gene encoding 30S ribosomal protein S1, whose amino-acid sequence MSTNTSANTALRDEFAALLDESFGGGEAIEGTVVKGTIVGVENDVIVVDVGLKAEGRIPVAEFGPVGSRQSLNVGDTVEVFLERMENAMGEAVISRERARREEAWDRLEDAAGDSSRVEGIIFGRVKGGFTVDLDGAVAFLPGSQVDIRPVRDVTPLMGITQPFQILKMDRRRGNIVVSRRAVLEETRAEQRTELLSNLHEGQVLDGVVKNITDYGAFVDLGGIDGLLHVTDMSWRRINHPTEVLSIGQTVKVQVIKVNPESQRISLGMKQLEADPWDGIDLKYPVRATFTGRVTNITEYGAFVELEPGVEGLVHVSEMSWTKKNVHPGKIVSQSQEVEVMVLDVDPSKRRISLGLKQVQENPWESFSAQYPVGSTVEGQVKNITEFGLFIGLDHDLDGMIHLSDLDWNRSGDEAIKDFKKGDTVKAIVLDIDMEKERIGLGVKQLGGDPFAGVSSSTKKGSIVTCIISAVTDNGLEVKFGDSDFPGFIRRSDLARDRGDQRPDRFAVGDKVDALVTNVDKSSRRITLSIKSLEIEEEKKAVAQYGSADAGASLGDILGAAMDKARREAND is encoded by the coding sequence ATGTCTACCAACACCAGCGCGAACACCGCGCTTCGCGATGAATTCGCGGCCCTTCTGGACGAAAGCTTTGGCGGTGGCGAAGCCATCGAAGGCACCGTCGTAAAGGGCACCATTGTCGGCGTCGAGAATGACGTCATCGTTGTCGACGTCGGTCTGAAGGCCGAAGGTCGCATCCCCGTCGCCGAATTCGGCCCCGTCGGCAGCCGCCAGAGCCTGAACGTCGGCGATACCGTCGAGGTGTTCCTCGAGCGCATGGAAAATGCCATGGGCGAAGCGGTGATCAGCCGCGAGCGCGCCCGTCGCGAGGAAGCCTGGGACCGCCTCGAAGACGCAGCCGGCGACAGCTCGCGCGTCGAGGGCATCATCTTCGGCCGCGTCAAGGGCGGCTTCACCGTGGATCTCGACGGCGCCGTGGCGTTCCTGCCGGGCAGCCAGGTCGACATCCGCCCGGTGCGCGATGTCACGCCGCTGATGGGCATCACCCAGCCCTTCCAAATCCTGAAGATGGACCGTCGCCGCGGCAATATCGTCGTGTCGCGCCGCGCCGTCCTCGAAGAGACCCGCGCCGAGCAGCGCACCGAGCTGCTGTCGAACCTGCATGAAGGCCAGGTGCTCGACGGTGTCGTGAAGAACATCACCGATTACGGCGCGTTCGTCGACCTGGGCGGCATCGATGGCCTGCTGCACGTCACCGACATGTCGTGGCGCCGCATCAACCACCCGACCGAGGTGCTGAGCATCGGCCAGACCGTCAAGGTCCAGGTGATCAAGGTCAACCCGGAAAGCCAGCGCATCAGCCTGGGCATGAAGCAGCTCGAGGCCGATCCGTGGGATGGCATCGACCTCAAGTACCCGGTCCGCGCGACCTTCACCGGCCGTGTCACCAACATCACCGAGTACGGCGCCTTCGTGGAACTGGAGCCCGGTGTCGAAGGTCTGGTGCACGTTTCCGAAATGTCGTGGACCAAGAAGAACGTCCACCCCGGCAAGATCGTGTCGCAGAGCCAGGAAGTCGAGGTCATGGTCCTCGACGTCGATCCGTCGAAGCGCCGCATCAGCCTCGGCCTCAAGCAGGTCCAGGAAAATCCGTGGGAGTCGTTCTCCGCACAATATCCGGTCGGCTCGACCGTCGAAGGCCAGGTCAAGAACATCACCGAATTCGGTCTGTTCATCGGCCTCGACCACGATCTCGACGGCATGATCCATCTGTCGGATCTGGACTGGAACCGTTCGGGCGACGAGGCGATCAAGGACTTCAAGAAGGGCGATACCGTCAAGGCGATCGTTCTCGATATCGACATGGAGAAAGAGCGCATCGGCCTGGGTGTGAAGCAGCTCGGCGGCGATCCGTTCGCCGGCGTGTCGTCCAGCACCAAGAAGGGCTCGATCGTCACCTGCATCATCAGCGCCGTGACCGACAATGGTCTCGAGGTGAAGTTCGGTGACAGCGACTTCCCGGGTTTCATCCGCCGTTCCGACCTGGCCCGCGATCGCGGCGACCAGCGTCCCGACCGCTTCGCCGTCGGCGACAAGGTCGATGCGCTGGTGACCAACGTCGACAAGTCCTCGCGCCGGATCACCCTTTCGATCAAGTCGCTGGAGATCGAGGAAGAGAAGAAGGCGGTTGCCCAGTATGGTTCGGCCGATGCCGGCGCCAGCCTCGGCGACATTCTGGGCGCGGCCATGGATAAGGCCCGCCGGGAAGCCAACGACTAA